A portion of the Salmo trutta chromosome 1, fSalTru1.1, whole genome shotgun sequence genome contains these proteins:
- the hadhb gene encoding trifunctional enzyme subunit beta, mitochondrial: MASMLMNSLRCCPPVNPAWVVQYATRSLSTSVQLHAQVQTKSKKTLAKPGVKNVVLVEGVRTPFLLSGTTYADLMPHDLARAALQGLLHKTSLPKDAVDYIIYGTVIQEVKTSNVAREASLGAGFSDKIPSHTVTMACISSNVAMTTGVGLITSGQCDTIVAGGVEFMSDVPIRHSRKMRKTMLALNRAKTLGQRLSLIGSIRMAHLTPELPAVAEFSTAETMGHSADRLAAAFGVTRLEQDEFALRSHTLAKQAQDAGLLSDVISFKVPGRDMVAKDNGIRPSSMEQLAKLKPAFIKPHGTVTAANSSFLTDGASAVLIMSEEKALAMGYKPKAYLRDFVFVSQDPKDQLLLGPTYGTPKVLARAGLTMDDIDVFEFHEAFAGQIMANLKALDSDWFAQTYMGRKAKVGAPAMEKFNLWGGSLSLGHPFGATGCRLVTTVAHRLQKEGGQYGLVAACAAGGQGHAMVIEAYPQ, encoded by the exons ATGGCGTCCATGTTGATGAACTCTCTACGGTGCTGTCCCCCAGTCAACCCTGCCTGGGTTGTACAGtatg CGACCCGCTCCCTCAGTACATCAGTCCAGCTCCATGCCCAGG tccaGACTAAGAGTAAGAAGACATTGGCTAAACCCGGAGTGAAGAACGTAGTTCTGGTGGAAGGAGTCAGGACACCTTTCCTCCTCTCAGGAACCAC ATATGCTGATCTGATGCCCCATGACCTTGCCAGAGCAGCGCTACA GGGTCTGCTGCATAAAACCAGTCTCCCTAAGGATGCAGTAGATTACATCATCTATGGAACCGTCATCCAGGAGGTCAAGACCAGCAACGTGGctagagag GCTTCGTTGGGAGCAGGCTTCTCTGATAAGATCCCATCTCACACCGTTACCATGGCCTGCATCTCCTCCAACGTCGCTATGACAACAG gtgtGGGGCTGATCACATCAGGCCAATGTGATACCATAGTAGCTGGAGGGGTGGAGTTTATGTCGGACGTTCCTATTCGTCACAGCAGGAAGATGAGGAAGACCATGTTGGCTCTGAACAGAGCGAAGACCCTCGGACAACGCCTCAGCCTTATAGGCTCTATCAGGATGGCTCATCTCACACCTGAG ctgcCTGCGGTAGCAGAGTTTTCCACGGCAGAGACGATGGGTCACAGTGCAGACCGCCTGGCGGCGGCGTTCGGAGTGACTCGGCTGGAGCAGGATGAATTCGCGCTACGATCACACACACTCGCCAAACAGGCCCAGGATGCAGGACTCCTCAGTGACGTCATCAGCTTCAAGGTGCCAG gtcgtGACATGGTCGCCAAGGACAACGGCATCCGTCCATCCTCCATGGAACAGCTGGCCAAACTGAAACCTGCCTTTATCAAACCTCATGGCACTGTTACTGCTGCCAACTCTTCCtttctg ACCGACGGTGCATCAGCTGTCCTCATCATGTCAGAAGAGAAAGCCCTGGCCATGGGATACAAGCCCAAAGCCTACCTCAG agACTTTGTGTTCGTGTCTCAGGACCCCAAAGACCAGCTGCTGCTTGG GCCCACATATGGAACCCCGAAGGTTCTGGCACGTGCAGGGTTGACTATGGATGACATCGACGTCTTCGAGTTCCATGAGGCCTTTGCC ggCCAGATTATGGCTAACCTGAAAGCGTTGGATTCAGACTGGTTTGCACAGACCTACATGGGACGGAAGGCTAAG GTGGGGGCCCCTGCCATGGAGAAGTTTAACCTGTGGGGGGGCAGTCTGTCTCTCGGCCATCCGTTTGGCGCCACCGGCTGCCGTCTGGTAACCACGGTAGCACACCGCCTGCAGAAGGAGGGGGGCCAGTATGGACTGGTGGCTGCATGCGCTGCGGGCGGACAG ggcCATGCCATGGTGATCGAAGCATACCCACAGTAG